One window of Quercus robur chromosome 5, dhQueRobu3.1, whole genome shotgun sequence genomic DNA carries:
- the LOC126728355 gene encoding uncharacterized protein LOC126728355 → MKKPLLVFLLETKAGISRIKGIQNKLDYTQGITVPSDGQSGGLAMLWREGMDVRFKSCSNSQIDVEIHKRSSVAPWWATGFYGQPDAAKRFISWQLMEVLKKQSDLPWVVLGDFNEISQSDEKLRGPERDAGQMKDFRECLSSCGLFDLGFVGQRFTWCNGREGGQRTKLRLDRMVASESWVQRFSEASVHHFSMSISDHCLLTLYLNRRQSHKLVRKRFFFEGMWTREPGCREVIEEAWDPLRRDPDFRITDRLKNCQEHLRRWNWKVFGNVNNTLKMKRNQLQQFEAIDGMVDKVEDIKCLKKEINEVLLREEIMWKQRSRALWLKWGDRNTKFFHATASQRRRKNRIEGLQN, encoded by the coding sequence ATGAAAAAACCCCTGCTGGTTTTCTTGTTGGAAACGAAGGCTGGTATAAGTAGAATCAAAggtattcaaaataaattagactACACTCAGGGTATTACGGTTCCTAGTGATGGTCAAAGTGGTGGGCTGGCTATGTTGTGGAGAGAGGGTATGGATGTGAGGTTTAAGAGTTGTTCCAATTCACAAATCGATGTCGAGATACACAAAAGATCCTCAGTTGCTCCTTGGTGGGCTACCGGTTTTTATGGGCAACCCGATGCAGCCAAAAGATTTATTTCTTGGCAACTGATGGAAGTTCTGAAAAAACAAAGTGATTTGCCGTGGGTAGTGCTTggggatttcaatgaaatttccCAGTCTGATGAAAAGCTTAGAGGACCGGAAAGAGATGCAGGTCAAATGAAGGATTTCAGGGAGTGCTTGAGCAGTTGTGGTCTCTTTGATTTGGGGTTTGTGGGCCAAAGATTCACTTGGTGCAATGGAAGGGAGGGAGGGCAGAGAACAAAACTCCGGTTGGATAGAATGGTGGCTAGTGAGAGCTGGGTCCAACGCTTCTCTGAGGCAAGTGTACATCACTTTTCAATGTCTATTTCTGATCATTGTTTGTTAACTTTGTATTTAAACCGGAGACAATCCCACAAACTAGTAAGAAAGAGGTTTTTCTTCGAAGGGATGTGGACTAGGGAACCTGGGTGCAGAGAGGTGATTGAGGAAGCATGGGATCCTTTGAGAAGGGATCCGGATTTTAGAATCACAGACCGATTGAAAAACTGCCAAGAACACCTTCGTAGGTGGAACTGGAAGGTCTTCGGGAATGTGAACAATACCTTGAAGATGAAAAGAAACCAACTTCAACAATTTGAAGCCATTGATGGAATGGTTGACAAAGTTGAGGATATAAAGTGTTTGAAGAAGGAAATCAATGAGGTCCTGTTACGAGAGGAAATTATGTGGAAGCAGAGGTCTAGGGCATTGTGGCTGAAGTGGGGAGATcgaaacacaaaattttttcatgCAACAGCTAGCCAACGGAGAAGGAAAAACCGGATTGAGGGGCTGCAAAATTAG
- the LOC126728356 gene encoding uncharacterized protein LOC126728356, with protein MAEELEELWKKLKFTEEEDTRINLDSTSTKAAKAVGKCCALMKIWTQTSINLDALRKNLRMLWKPNKGVQISEVDEEVFLVEFGDVKDKKKVLDMCPWSYEKQLVIIQEFERELTPKELDLKWVPFWVQIYNLPLKSRTRETGWVIGLSLGAVLEVDVPDSSVQWSRCLRVHVRIDVTRRLVRGRKITIEGGEVKWVNFKY; from the coding sequence ATGGCAGAGGAACTGGAAGAGTTGTGGAAAAAACTAAAGTTCACGGAGGAGGAAGATACTAGAATAAATCTAGACAGTACTAGTACGAAAGCAGCAAAAGCGGTGGGAAAGTGTTGTGCTCTAATGAAGATTTGGACTCAGACAAGTATAAATCTGGATGCTCTGAGGAAAAATCTGAGAATGCTATGGAAACCCAATAAGGGGGTCCAAATATCTGAAGTAGATGAGGAAGTTTTTCTGGTAGAGTTTGGAGATgtgaaagacaaaaagaaagtgCTAGATATGTGTCCCTGGAGTTACGAGAAGCAACTAGTTATAATCCAAGAATTTGAAAGGGAGTTAACCCCAAAGGAATTAGATTTAAAATGGGTTCCCTTCTGGGTTCAGATTTATAATCTTCCTTTGAAAAGCAGAACGAGAGAAACAGGGTGGGTTATTGGTTTAAGCTTAGGGGCAGTGCTGGAGGTGGATGTGCCAGACTCAAGTGTGCAATGGAGTAGATGTTTGCGGGTTCATGTGCGCATCGATGTTACAAGGCGGCTGGTGCGAGGGAGGAAGATTACCATTGAAGGAGGTGAAGTAAAATGGGTTAACTTCAAGTACTAG
- the LOC126728353 gene encoding uncharacterized protein LOC126728353, whose product MSRPEMDEVLFAYIVMALHVVSLVLVRVDNGVQRPVYYVSKSLHEAKVRYLPLEKAILAMVHVTRKLPHYFQSHTIVVLTQLPLRSLLRSADYTRRIAKWGTILGAFDIKYMPCTFIKGLVLTDLVAEFVKTSLQEKVEKQSMDGKSVGMVSLQEPLSWKVYVDGTANQRGAGVGLVLVSPEKITIEKSLRLYFSATNNKAKYEALLVGMTIVQKIGGKAVEIFSASRLVVGQVKGELEARDMRMQEYLNQVRHLQSGFESFNLLHIPKSGNTHANSLATLATSSAQGLPQVILVENLCKPTEVKRDMVQIHQIKAGPSWMDPIMLFLKNDILLEEKSEAEKVRRKALQFWLSEDQKLCKRFFSGPYLLCIHPEASELLLEELHEGICGSHIGGHFLKAVGNKRYLLVDTDYFTKWVETEPLANIRDVDAKRFVWKNIVTRFGIPHTLISDNSLQFDSKAFRRYCCDLGITNRYSTPAYLQGNGQAEAFNKVIVNGLKKRLDDAKGKLVEELSHVL is encoded by the exons atgtctagGCCTGAAATGGACGAGGTCCTATTTGCTTATATTGTTATGGCCCTTCACGTTGTAAGCTTAGTATTGGTGCGAGTTGATAATGGTGTACAGAGGCCAGTTTACTATGTAAGCAAATCTTTGCATGAAGCCAAGGTTCGTTACCTACCATTAGAGAAGGCCATTCTGGCGATGGTGCACGTAACACGTAAACTCCCCCACTACTTCCAATCACATACAATCGTTGTCCTGACCCAACTTCCGCTTAGGTCTCTGCTTCGAAGCGCTGATTACACACGgaggattgccaaatggggtaCAATCCTAggagcttttgacatcaagtacatgccttgCACCTTTATTAAGGGTTTGGTCCTTACAGATTTGGTAGCTGAGTTCGTGAAAACCTCATTACAAGAAAAGGTAGAGAAGCAaagcatggatggaaaatcagttggtATGGTCTCCTTGCAAGAGCCCTTATCTTGGAAGGTATATGTTGATGGTACAGCAAATCAAAGGGGAGCTGGAGTAGGGCTAGTTCTAGTATCTCCCGAGAAGATCACCATTGAGAAATCATTGAGACTGTACTTCTCGGCCACAAACAACAAGGCTAAGTATGAGGCTTTATTAGTAGGGATGACCATAGTTCAAAAAATAGGCGGAAAAGCAGTAGAGATATTCTCAGCTTCAAGATTGGTCGTAGGCCAGGTGAAGGGGGAATTAGAAGCTAGAGACATGAGAATGCAGGAATATTTGAATCAGGTTAGGCACTTACAATCAGGGTTTGAATCTTTCAACTTGCTGCATATCCCTAAGAGTGGAAACACACATGCAAATTCCCTGGCTACTCTTGCAACCTCCTCGGCACAGGGTTTACCTCAGGTCATACTTGTTGAAAACTTGTGCAAGCCCACTGAGGTGAAAAGGGACATGGTCCAAATCCATCAAATCAAGGCagggcctagctggatggatcctataaTGTTATTCCTTAAAAATGATATCTTGCTCGAGGAGAAGTCAGAAGCTGAAAAGGTGCGAAGAAAGGCCCTTCAGTTTTGgctgtccgaggaccaaaaattATGCAAGCGCTTTTTTTCTGGGCCATACTTGCTATGTATACACCCTGAAGCATCAGAACTACTGCTtgaggagttacatgaaggaatttgtgggagCCATATAGGAG GTCATTTCCTTAAGGCTGTAGGGAATAAAAGGTATTTGCTGGTCGAcacagattacttcaccaaatgggttgaaACTGAACCATTGGCCAAtatcagggacgtggatgctaagagatttgtttggaagaatattgtcaCTCGGTTTGGGATCCCTCATACCCTCATCTCAGATAACAGCCTTCAGTTTGATAGTAAGGCCTTTAGGAGGTACTGTTGTGACTTGGGAATTACAAATAGGTATTCCACCCCGGCTTATCTTCAAGGGAATGGCCAAGCCGAGGCTTttaataaggtcatagtgaatggactcaagaaAAGGTTGGACGATGCAAAGGGAAAATTGGTAGAAGAGTTGTCACACGTCCTTTGA
- the LOC126728357 gene encoding uncharacterized protein LOC126728357, whose amino-acid sequence MVRFTPLVMLVDKIFTQIKDEYYLKWFRPLHSSPNVRDKNKYYRFHKDHGHNTEDCRDLKEQIEELIRKGKLQKYVKKGEYSKFRDDNKVQHESFSRDDDRPSQPPHKVIGEINTIIGGPFSGGSFKSLKKAYQRQVNSVHVVPPSKHRRTYQDMSFSERNAMGVKQPHNDPLVIMLNIEGFNTKKILVDNGSSADIIYLPAFQQLRLDPKRLRHFDSPLVSFSGDRVYPGAQRPTLNKWKAATSTYYLKVKFPTDDGVGEVKGDQVLARECYQAILAGKENYTWMIDEKEEDRIEALETVELVEGEANKTTKIGTTLSPEMRTRLIRFLKENLDVFA is encoded by the exons ATGGTAAGATTTACTCCTTTGGTTATGcttgttgacaaaattttcacgcagatcaaggacgagtaTTATCTCAAATGGTTCAGACCATTGCACTCATCCCCTAATGTTcgtgacaagaacaagtactACCGGTTCCACAAAGATCACGGCCACAACACGGAGGATTGCAGAGACCTAAAGGAGCAAATAGAGGAGTTAATACGAAAAGGGAAGTTAcagaaatatgtgaagaaaggagaatatagcAAGTTCAGGGACGACAATAAAGTCCAGCATGAATCCTTCTCCCGGGATGACGACCGTCCATCCCAGCCTCCACACAaggtgatcggggagataaacacgatTATAGGAGGACCGTTTTCAGGAGGATCGTTTAAATCACTCAAAAAAGCATACCAGAGACAGGTTAATAGCGTCCACGTCGTACCTCCGTCCAAGCACCGACGAACATACCAAGACATGTCCTTCAGTGAAAGAAACGCCATGGGAGTGAAGCAGCCACACAACGATCCCTTGGTCATAAtgctgaatatagaagggttcaataccaAAAAGATCCTCGTCGATAATGGAAGCTCCGCagacatcatctacctcccagCCTTCCAGCAGCTGAGACTAGATCCGAAAAGACTGCGCCATTTTGACTCTCCACTCGTCAGCTTCAGCGGAGACAGGGTCTACCCAGGGGCACA GAGACCCACactcaacaagtggaaggcggcGACGTCAACCTACtatttgaaggtgaaattcccaacagatGATGGCGTCGGTGAAGTGAAAGGAGATCAAGTCCTGGCAAGAGAATGCTATCAAGCCATCCTGGCTGGGAAGGAGAACTATACATGGATGATTGAcgaaaaggaagaagacaggATAGAAGCCTTGGAGACAGTGGAATTGGTAGAAGGAGAAGCGAACAAGACGACCAAGATAGGAACGACGTTGAGCCCCGAGATGAGAACAAGACTCATAAGGTTTCTTAAAGAGAATCTAGATGTCTTCGCATGA